In one Halorhodospira halophila genomic region, the following are encoded:
- a CDS encoding hydrolase, with translation MTDPQPPAFQPAWWLPGRHAQTVFPALLRSPPRIPLTSETFELPDGDFLELAWGPPGQGLAIIGHGLGGSSDSAYVRGLVAELARRGIGSVVLQSRGAGRRPNRHRRSYHAAAWDDLEAVVAGLVERRPGQPLAVVGFSLSGSMLLNWLAERGDCPVALAVAVSLPFELDRCADALEQGFARVYQAYLLRRLRAMAAAKFAARSDAPVPVERIRRIRRLREFDDLLTAPLHGFRDSADYYRRASCRQRLGAIRQPTRILHAADDPFVPPETIPQADELGPGVSMELQRHGGHVGFVHGTRPGRPGYWLDGRIAGLIETALGNPPSTG, from the coding sequence GTGACCGATCCGCAGCCCCCCGCCTTCCAACCGGCCTGGTGGCTGCCGGGCCGCCACGCCCAGACCGTCTTCCCGGCCCTGCTGCGCAGCCCGCCGCGGATCCCGCTGACGTCGGAGACCTTCGAGCTGCCCGACGGCGACTTTCTGGAGCTGGCCTGGGGCCCCCCGGGCCAGGGGCTGGCGATTATCGGCCACGGCCTGGGCGGCAGCAGCGACTCGGCCTACGTGCGCGGGCTGGTGGCCGAGCTGGCCCGGCGCGGTATCGGATCGGTGGTCCTGCAGTCGCGGGGGGCCGGGCGGCGGCCCAACCGCCACCGGCGCTCCTACCACGCGGCGGCCTGGGACGATCTGGAGGCGGTGGTCGCCGGCCTGGTCGAGCGGCGCCCCGGGCAGCCCCTGGCGGTGGTCGGCTTCTCGTTGAGCGGCTCGATGCTGCTCAACTGGCTGGCCGAGCGCGGCGACTGCCCGGTGGCGCTGGCCGTGGCCGTCTCGTTGCCGTTCGAGCTGGACCGCTGCGCCGACGCCCTGGAGCAGGGTTTTGCGCGCGTCTACCAGGCGTACCTGCTGCGCCGCCTGCGGGCGATGGCCGCGGCCAAGTTCGCCGCACGCAGCGATGCGCCGGTGCCGGTGGAGCGGATCCGGCGCATCCGCCGCCTGCGCGAGTTCGACGACCTGCTCACCGCGCCGCTGCACGGCTTTCGCGATAGCGCCGACTACTACCGGCGGGCCAGCTGCCGGCAGCGTCTCGGCGCCATCCGCCAGCCCACCCGGATCCTCCACGCGGCGGACGACCCCTTCGTGCCACCGGAGACCATCCCGCAGGCCGACGAACTCGGCCCCGGGGTGTCTATGGAGCTGCAGCGCCACGGCGGGCACGTCGGCTTCGTCCATGGCACCCGGCCGGGCCGGCCCGGCTACTGGCTGGACGGGCGGATCGCCGGGCTCATCGAGACCGCGCTCGGCAACCCGCCCTCTACCGGCTAG
- a CDS encoding TonB-dependent receptor plug domain-containing protein, with protein MNPNDRKPGRLLGALLATAVSVPAHAADDDQPIASSTDLSPVRIEAGGDPLGRGADSEALQRRQASSSAEIFRGEASAGVGGGSRNAQRLYLRGVESSNLNVSVDGARQGRNLHQHRGGLTGLDPDLLRSADLDPRPAADQGPGALGGSVRFETVDAQDLLDPDEEIGARLRAGYASADEAERGSATAFGRLGGDWGVLAHIGAVNRDDYRVGGGGSMPYSGGRDRDYLARISRVPASGHQLRFGVQRNTFEGDHHYGSWGSDFGDPRERTHPNQELTGQEQRRETWTAEHRYQPADPHVDWQARVYRNDNRLERQDEGTATRAVEHGGDLRNTFTLDAGPTRHRLTAGFDYYTEDGRIGQTDGPRLSHRSRNFGAFLQNRMRWERLRLSAGLRFDDYNTDLVEQDLDGDAVSPNLSAELEMSAGWSAFAGYGEAVSGAGVLPIGWLQFIDDEKTNLNDGEPFKAEESRRTEGGLRYQGRDWITARDRFDFEATLFETRIKNSLTRTDSGYPGRSKNHGYIDGVIQRDSVRLRGYELRAAWGVGPYDARLSFLSAEAVDDDGDPVGVIRRLGGGGGDRLVFDQRWAAHETLTLGYTFTWVGDHTDVPDDEPERDGYHLHDVQAEWQPWADDRLTLALAVHNLFDEQYAEHTSLVDEEGGNFYIRDEPGRDVRVTGTLRF; from the coding sequence ATGAATCCGAACGATCGAAAACCCGGGCGCCTGCTCGGTGCCTTGCTGGCCACGGCGGTGTCGGTCCCGGCCCACGCCGCGGACGATGACCAACCGATCGCTTCCTCCACCGATCTGTCGCCGGTGCGCATCGAGGCCGGCGGCGATCCCCTGGGACGCGGCGCGGACAGCGAAGCCCTGCAGCGCCGCCAGGCCTCCAGCAGCGCCGAGATCTTCCGCGGCGAGGCCTCGGCCGGGGTCGGTGGCGGCAGCCGCAACGCCCAGCGCCTCTACCTGCGCGGTGTCGAGTCGAGCAACCTCAACGTCAGCGTCGACGGCGCCCGCCAGGGGCGCAATCTTCACCAGCACCGCGGTGGCCTGACCGGCCTCGACCCGGACCTGCTGCGGTCGGCCGATCTCGACCCGCGTCCGGCGGCGGACCAGGGCCCCGGTGCCCTGGGGGGGTCGGTTCGCTTTGAGACCGTGGATGCCCAGGACCTGCTCGACCCCGACGAGGAGATCGGGGCCCGCCTGCGCGCTGGCTACGCCAGCGCCGACGAGGCCGAGCGCGGCTCGGCCACCGCCTTCGGCCGGCTGGGCGGCGACTGGGGCGTCCTGGCCCACATCGGTGCGGTCAACCGGGATGACTACCGCGTTGGCGGCGGCGGGAGCATGCCGTACTCCGGCGGCCGCGACCGCGACTACCTGGCCCGCATCAGCCGGGTTCCGGCCAGCGGGCACCAGCTGCGCTTCGGCGTGCAGCGCAACACCTTCGAGGGGGACCACCACTACGGTTCCTGGGGCAGTGACTTCGGCGACCCCCGCGAGCGGACCCACCCGAACCAGGAGCTAACGGGCCAGGAGCAGCGGCGTGAGACCTGGACCGCCGAGCACCGCTACCAACCGGCCGACCCCCACGTGGACTGGCAGGCCCGGGTCTACCGCAACGACAATCGCCTCGAGCGCCAGGATGAGGGCACCGCCACCCGGGCCGTGGAGCACGGTGGCGACCTGCGCAACACCTTTACCCTGGACGCTGGGCCGACCCGTCACCGGCTCACCGCCGGTTTCGACTACTACACCGAGGACGGGCGCATCGGCCAGACCGACGGTCCGCGGCTCAGCCACCGCTCGCGCAACTTCGGCGCCTTCCTGCAGAACCGGATGCGTTGGGAGCGGCTGCGCCTCTCGGCGGGGCTGCGCTTCGATGACTACAACACGGATCTGGTGGAGCAGGACCTGGACGGCGACGCCGTCTCGCCCAACCTCAGCGCCGAGCTGGAGATGAGCGCCGGCTGGAGTGCGTTCGCCGGCTACGGCGAGGCGGTCAGCGGCGCCGGTGTCCTGCCCATCGGCTGGCTGCAGTTCATAGACGATGAGAAGACCAACCTCAACGACGGCGAGCCCTTCAAGGCCGAGGAGTCGCGTCGCACCGAGGGCGGCCTGCGCTACCAGGGGCGGGATTGGATCACGGCCCGCGACCGCTTCGACTTCGAGGCGACGCTCTTCGAGACGCGGATCAAGAACAGTCTGACTCGCACGGATAGCGGGTACCCCGGGCGATCAAAAAATCATGGCTATATCGACGGGGTCATTCAGCGCGACTCGGTCCGCCTGCGTGGCTACGAGCTGCGCGCCGCCTGGGGCGTGGGTCCCTACGACGCCCGGCTTTCGTTCCTCAGCGCCGAGGCCGTCGACGACGACGGCGACCCGGTGGGGGTGATCCGGCGCCTGGGTGGGGGCGGCGGTGACCGCCTGGTCTTCGATCAGCGCTGGGCGGCCCACGAGACCCTGACCCTGGGCTACACGTTCACCTGGGTGGGTGATCACACCGACGTGCCCGACGACGAGCCGGAGCGCGACGGCTACCACCTCCACGACGTACAGGCCGAGTGGCAGCCGTGGGCCGACGACCGCCTGACCCTGGCGCTGGCGGTGCACAACCTCTTCGACGAGCAGTACGCCGAGCACACCTCACTCGTCGACGAGGAGGGCGGCAACTTCTACATCCGCGACGAGCCGGGCCGGGACGTCCGGGTGACCGGGACGCTGCGCTTCTGA